In Erigeron canadensis isolate Cc75 chromosome 1, C_canadensis_v1, whole genome shotgun sequence, a single window of DNA contains:
- the LOC122586247 gene encoding uncharacterized protein LOC122586247, whose translation MAHSWIRIHRYLVITICMPKRYTSITSSSKRQRTPRSHGKGHTPVTGRNLLQFIPLMSETLPRMKDCVHYGATKFYSETKNFCCSNGRVVLANNKLPDILKQLLTSTSEEAKAFRIYIRTYNNLFAFTSLGVKSDTTLAKRNNGIYTFRVQGQVYHFINDLHPDDDSAKNLQLYFHDIEHEMQNRMASCERLSELAIGICVEVLLQNPYACVTPGKNQGPFNLVNHTQPTHNVVYMV comes from the exons ATGGCACACTCATGGATTAGGATTCATCGCTACTTGGTAATAACAATCTGTATGCCTAAGAGATACACAAGCATAACATCTAGCAGTAAGAGGCAAAGAACCCCAAGATCTCACGGGAAAG GACACACCCCGGTAACTGGAAGAAACCTGTTGCAATTCATTCCATTAATGAGCGAAACGTTACCTAGGATGAAAGATTGTGTACACTATGGTGCGACTAAGTTTTACTCTGAAACAAAGAATTTTTGTTGCTCAAATGGTCGTGTTGTTTTGGCTAACAACAAACTTCCAGATATCCTGAAACAACTTTTGACATCAACATCAGAAGAAGCAAAGGCATTTAGAATATACATCAGGACATATAACAACCTTTTTGCTTTTACTTCTCTAGGCGTAAAGTCAGATACCACCCTTGCCAAGAGGAACAACGGCATTTACACATTTAGAGTGCAAGGTCAAGTTTACCATTTCATAAATGATTTGCATCCAGATGACGATAGTGCCAAAAACCTTCAGCTTTATTTCCATGACATCGAACATGAAATGCAAAACCGCATGGCATCCTGTGAAAGGCTATCTGAACTAGCAATTGGCATATGCGTGGAAGTGCTTCTGCAAAACCCTTATGCTTGTGTGACACCCGGCAAAAATCAAGGTCCGTTTAACTTAGTTAACCACACACAACCAACTCATAATGTAGTGTATATGGTTTAG